In Lotus japonicus ecotype B-129 chromosome 5, LjGifu_v1.2, one genomic interval encodes:
- the LOC130719153 gene encoding threonine dehydratase 1 biosynthetic, chloroplastic-like, with amino-acid sequence MEALQFSTLYTQPRSSCWHTLLRSKHFVTATLSTPAVRAPSSPFFTESAPLLSLSSDSLQYPPGYVGAVPDRTCSSHGMTNANAMSDLVNILSSKVYDVAIESPLQLAPKLSKRLGVNVWLKREDMQQDFSFKLRGAYNMMAKLPKELLKRGVICSSNGNHAQGVALAAKKLNSSVIIAMPVTTPEIKWKSVKEMGAIVVLVGDSYDEAQAYAKKRGKDEGRTFIPPFDHPDVIMGQGTVGMEIVRQMQSPVHAIFVPVGGGGLIAGIAAYVKRVSPQVKIIGVEPTDANAMALSLHHGQRVILDHVGGFADAVAVKEVGQETFRLCKELIDGVVLVNHDSIWASIKDMFEEKRSILEPAGALALAGAEAYCKYYGIKGENVVAITSGANINFDKLMLEKLGSFNSFVKW; translated from the exons CAGCAGTGAGAGCACCCTCTTCACCCTTCTTCACGGAGTCTGCTCCTCTCCTCAGCCTCTCTTCCGATTCCCTTCAGTACCCACCCGGTTATGTTGGGGCCGTTCCCGACCGCACATGCTCCAGCCACGGCATGACCAATGCCAATGCCATGAGTGACTTGGTGAATATACTCTCTTCAAAGGTTTATGATGTCGCCATTGAGTCCCCTTTGCAATTGGCTCCAAAGCTTTCCAAAAGACTTGGGGTTAACGTTTGGCTCAAGAGGGAGGATATGCAGCAG GATTTCTCATTTAAGCTCCGCGGAGCTTATAATATGATGGCCAAACTTCCAAAGGAACTGTTGAAAAGAGGCGTTATCTGCTCATCAAATGGAAATCATGCTCAAGGAGTTGCCTTAGCTGCCAAGAAATTGAATAGTAGTGTCATTATTGCAATGCCCGTTACCACTCCAGAAATTAAG TGGAAATCTGTGAAGGAAATGGGTGCCATTGTTGTTCTTGTTGGAGATTCATATGATGAAGCACAAGCATATGCTAAGAAGCGTGGAAAAGATGAAGGGCGAACATTTATACCTCCTTTTGATCATCCTGATGTTATCATGGGCCAGGGAACTGTTGGGATGGAAATTGTGAGACAAATGCAGAGTCCAGTGCATGCTATCTTTGTGCCCGTGGGAGGTGGTGGTCTCATTGCCGGTATTGCTGCTTATGTGAAGAGGGTTTCTCCACAGGTGAAAATCATTGGTGTAGAGCCTACTGATGCAAATGCAATGGCATTGTCACTGCATCATGGCCAGAGGGTGATTTTGGACCATGTTGGAGGATTTGCAGATGCTGTAGCTGTTAAAGAGGTTGGTCAAGAAACTTTTCGCTTATGCAAGGAGTTGATCGATGGAGTTGTTCTAGTAAACCATGATTCAATTTGGGCATCAATCAAG GACATGTTTGAGGAAAAAAGGAGCATATTAGAACCAGCAGGTGCTCTTGCCCTTGCTGGAGCCGAGGCATACTGCAAGTATTATGGGATTAAGGGGGAAAATGTTGTAGCAATAACTTCTGGGGCAAACATCAATTTCGATAAACTTATGCTAGAGAAGCTTGGCAGTTTCAACAGTTTTGTGAAATG GTGA